The proteins below come from a single Cupriavidus sp. WKF15 genomic window:
- the gtdA gene encoding gentisate 1,2-dioxygenase, with protein MTTNPTPDVLTRLDAFYRELEPHAMAALWTRLRKLIPSEPTPAGVAHRWSYETARPYLIESASLISAEEAERRVLLMENPGLPGTSCITRTMYAGLQLILPGEVAPAHRHTQSALRFVVEGSGAYTAVDGEKTYMEPGDFVITPAWTWHHHGHEGNAPMVWLDGLDIPIVSLFNGGFREEFESGESPVTRPAGDALARYGTGLMPVGYQASTMNSPVFNYPYARTREALFALPHAGAPDPHTGYLMRYTNPVDGGWAMPTIATMIRLLPSGFATLPYRSTDSTVFVCVEGSGHAMIGDQKFELAPHDIVVVPGWSRYTLHASQDLVLFSYSDRVAQEKLGLFREQRS; from the coding sequence ATGACAACCAATCCCACTCCTGACGTGTTGACCCGGCTCGACGCGTTCTACCGCGAACTGGAGCCGCATGCGATGGCCGCCCTCTGGACCCGGCTGCGCAAGCTGATTCCATCGGAACCCACACCGGCGGGTGTCGCGCACCGCTGGTCATACGAAACGGCCCGCCCGTACCTGATCGAATCGGCGAGCCTGATCTCGGCCGAGGAAGCCGAACGGCGCGTGCTGCTGATGGAGAATCCGGGTCTGCCTGGGACCTCGTGCATCACCAGAACGATGTATGCCGGCCTTCAGCTCATCCTGCCCGGCGAGGTCGCCCCCGCGCACCGCCATACCCAATCGGCGTTGCGCTTCGTCGTCGAAGGTTCGGGCGCCTACACCGCCGTGGACGGAGAGAAGACCTATATGGAACCCGGCGATTTCGTCATCACGCCGGCGTGGACGTGGCACCATCACGGCCACGAGGGCAACGCACCGATGGTCTGGCTGGACGGCCTCGATATTCCCATCGTGTCGCTTTTCAACGGTGGCTTCCGCGAGGAGTTCGAATCCGGCGAATCGCCGGTCACCCGCCCGGCAGGCGATGCCCTCGCACGCTATGGCACTGGTCTGATGCCGGTGGGCTACCAGGCATCTACGATGAACTCCCCAGTCTTCAACTATCCCTACGCGCGTACGCGCGAGGCGTTGTTCGCGTTGCCACACGCTGGCGCCCCCGATCCGCACACGGGCTACCTCATGCGCTACACCAATCCGGTGGACGGCGGCTGGGCCATGCCGACCATTGCCACTATGATCCGGTTGTTGCCGTCTGGCTTCGCGACGTTGCCGTACCGCTCGACCGACAGCACCGTCTTTGTCTGCGTGGAAGGCAGTGGCCATGCGATGATCGGCGATCAGAAGTTCGAGCTTGCGCCGCACGACATCGTGGTGGTGCCGGGCTGGAGCCGCTACACACTGCATGCCAGTCAGGATCTGGTGCTGTTCTCGTATTCTGACCGCGTCGCGCAGGAAAAGCTCGGCCTGTTCCGCGAGCAGCGTTCCTGA
- a CDS encoding fumarylacetoacetate hydrolase family protein, with translation MTFVVQPIPAVTIPVAGGDELFPVRRIYCVGRNYAAHVREMGMDPSREPPFFFCKPADAIVVAPTGAGAQIDYPPATGQFHFEIELVVAIGRAGRDIPVEHANAHIWGYGVGIDMTRRDLQIAARDRGRPWELGKSFDQSAPVSLLHPASVVGHPAAGEIWLQVDGQDRQRSDLDKLIWSVPEIVANLSTFFALQPGDLIFTGTPEGVGPVRSGELMCGGIAGLSDVEVRVA, from the coding sequence ATGACTTTTGTTGTTCAGCCCATTCCCGCCGTCACGATTCCCGTAGCTGGTGGCGACGAACTGTTTCCCGTGCGCCGTATCTACTGCGTTGGCCGCAACTACGCCGCGCACGTACGCGAGATGGGCATGGACCCGAGCCGCGAGCCGCCGTTCTTCTTCTGCAAGCCTGCCGATGCGATCGTGGTAGCGCCCACGGGCGCCGGCGCGCAGATCGACTATCCGCCGGCGACCGGGCAGTTCCACTTCGAGATTGAACTCGTGGTGGCGATCGGCCGCGCGGGACGGGACATACCGGTCGAGCATGCCAATGCGCATATCTGGGGCTACGGGGTCGGCATCGACATGACGCGGCGCGACCTGCAGATTGCGGCGCGCGACCGAGGCCGCCCGTGGGAACTCGGGAAGAGCTTTGACCAGTCCGCGCCGGTATCACTGCTGCATCCTGCCAGCGTAGTCGGCCACCCGGCCGCCGGAGAGATCTGGCTGCAGGTCGACGGACAGGACCGCCAGCGCAGCGACCTGGACAAGCTGATCTGGTCGGTGCCCGAGATCGTCGCCAACCTGTCCACCTTCTTTGCGCTGCAGCCGGGCGACCTTATCTTCACCGGCACGCCGGAAGGCGTCGGGCCGGTGCGCAGCGGCGAGCTCATGTGTGGCGGCATCGCGGGGCTCAGCGACGTCGAAGTGCGCGTAGCCTGA
- a CDS encoding 3-hydroxybenzoate 6-monooxygenase, which translates to MRITTQSSPVLVVGGGIGGLAAALALAREGCHVKVLEQASVIGEIGAGVQFGPNAFAAFDALGVGERTRSHAVYTDHMMMIDAIDGKTVADIPVGEAFRKRFGNPYAVTHRADVHNSLLAGVRETDRIEFVTATRIVELRQSADGVTAFDEQGNRYHGCALVGADGVKSAIRQQLVGDPPRVSGHVVYRAVIDAEHFPRDMQWNAPVLWVGPNCHVVHYPVRAGEQYNLVVTFHSRQQETWGVSEGSQEEVHSYFQGIDPRPLGLLSLPPTWRRWATADREPIGQWTHGRITLLGDAAHPLLQYLAQGACMAVEDAVTLGAAVRACDGDLPRAFSLYQDARITRTARVVLSTREFGRLCHASGVERLVRNSLWKSRSPERFYDSLEWLYGWKAETCLSV; encoded by the coding sequence ATGCGTATTACTACTCAATCATCGCCCGTGCTCGTCGTCGGTGGCGGCATCGGAGGGCTTGCGGCGGCGCTCGCGCTGGCGCGCGAGGGCTGTCATGTCAAGGTGCTGGAGCAGGCCAGCGTCATCGGCGAAATCGGCGCAGGCGTGCAGTTCGGCCCCAACGCCTTCGCCGCCTTCGACGCGCTTGGTGTCGGTGAGCGCACGCGCAGCCATGCTGTCTACACCGATCACATGATGATGATCGATGCGATCGACGGGAAAACCGTTGCCGACATCCCCGTCGGCGAGGCCTTTCGCAAGCGCTTTGGCAATCCGTACGCGGTCACGCACCGTGCCGACGTTCACAATTCCCTGCTCGCGGGTGTGCGCGAAACCGACCGGATCGAGTTCGTCACCGCAACGCGCATCGTCGAGCTCCGGCAGTCAGCGGACGGCGTAACCGCATTCGACGAACAGGGTAACCGCTACCACGGCTGTGCCCTGGTTGGCGCCGACGGCGTGAAGTCCGCTATCCGCCAGCAACTGGTCGGCGACCCGCCGCGCGTATCGGGGCACGTGGTGTACCGCGCGGTGATCGATGCCGAGCATTTTCCGCGCGACATGCAATGGAACGCACCGGTGCTTTGGGTCGGGCCGAACTGCCACGTCGTGCATTACCCCGTCCGCGCTGGCGAGCAGTACAACCTCGTGGTGACGTTCCACAGCCGCCAGCAGGAAACCTGGGGCGTCAGCGAGGGCAGCCAGGAGGAGGTGCATTCGTACTTCCAGGGCATCGATCCCCGTCCGCTTGGCCTGCTCTCGCTGCCGCCGACCTGGCGCCGTTGGGCCACCGCGGACCGCGAACCCATCGGGCAATGGACGCACGGCCGCATCACGCTGCTCGGCGACGCCGCGCATCCGCTGTTGCAATACCTCGCGCAGGGTGCTTGCATGGCGGTCGAGGATGCCGTCACACTCGGGGCCGCGGTACGTGCGTGCGACGGCGATTTGCCGCGCGCCTTTTCCCTGTACCAGGACGCACGCATCACCCGCACAGCGCGCGTCGTCCTGTCGACCCGCGAGTTCGGCCGGCTGTGCCACGCGTCCGGCGTGGAGCGCCTGGTGCGCAATTCCCTGTGGAAGAGCCGCTCGCCGGAGCGGTTCTACGACTCGCTGGAATGGCTCTACGGCTGGAAGGCCGAGACCTGCCTGTCCGTATGA
- a CDS encoding organic hydroperoxide resistance protein, with product MNQFDKVIYTGKTHTVGGRNGNSRSTDGRLAVDLSGPGSNGAGTNPEQLLGAGWSACFLGAIARAAQVAKVTVPADAAVDAEVDLGQAGEGYFLAARLYVSLPGIDREIAQSLAAAAHQLCPYSKATRGNIDVEINIV from the coding sequence ATCAACCAATTTGATAAAGTCATCTACACCGGCAAGACCCATACCGTCGGCGGCCGCAACGGCAACTCCCGCAGCACCGACGGCCGTCTGGCCGTCGATCTCTCAGGACCCGGCAGCAACGGCGCCGGTACCAATCCGGAACAGCTCCTGGGCGCTGGCTGGTCGGCCTGCTTCCTTGGCGCAATTGCCAGGGCGGCACAGGTGGCGAAGGTCACGGTTCCGGCCGACGCTGCCGTTGACGCTGAAGTGGATCTCGGCCAAGCAGGGGAGGGCTACTTCCTGGCGGCACGGCTCTATGTCAGTTTGCCCGGGATTGACCGCGAGATCGCGCAGTCCCTGGCCGCGGCCGCACACCAGCTTTGCCCGTACTCCAAGGCGACTCGCGGCAATATTGATGTCGAGATCAATATCGTCTGA
- a CDS encoding fumarate hydratase translates to MTTVVSYGDFVDSIAAALQFISHHHPPDYIRHLAASYEREASEPAKQAIAQILINSRMCAEGRRPICQDTGIVNIFVRVGMDVRLVGFPSGIVDAANAGVSRAYLDPDNALRASIVEDPLFARRNTGDNTPAVVHVELVPGNTVVVDVMAKGGGSENKSKFAVLMPSDSVADWIVSMVPSMGAGWCPPGMLGIGVGGTAEKAMLLAKQSLTEPLDMLDLKVRGPRDALEALRIEIHDRINALGIGAQGLGGLTTVLDVKIATYPTHAASMPVAIVPNCAATRHARFELDGSGPVMLTPPSPDLWPDLPLPDGTASRRVDLNSVTREETRTWRTGETLLLSGRMLTGRDAAHKRIDDMLARGEPLPVDFRNRMIYYVGPVDPVRDEVVGPCGPTTSTRMDKFAERMLPSTGLLGMIGKAERGPDAIAAIVKNGCVYLAATGGAAYLISKAVRSSRVVAFGDLGMEAIYEFDVENLPVVVAVDAGGNSVHESGPRTWRIAAA, encoded by the coding sequence ATGACCACCGTCGTTTCGTATGGGGACTTTGTCGACAGCATCGCCGCGGCGCTGCAGTTCATCAGTCACCATCATCCTCCCGACTATATCCGGCACCTCGCCGCCTCCTATGAACGCGAGGCCAGCGAGCCGGCGAAACAGGCGATTGCCCAGATCCTGATCAACTCGCGGATGTGCGCGGAAGGCCGGCGTCCGATCTGCCAGGATACGGGCATCGTCAATATCTTCGTACGCGTCGGCATGGACGTCCGGCTCGTCGGATTCCCGTCGGGCATCGTGGATGCGGCCAATGCCGGGGTGAGTCGTGCTTACCTCGATCCCGACAATGCGCTGCGTGCCAGCATCGTCGAAGACCCGTTGTTCGCGCGGCGCAATACCGGCGACAACACCCCGGCGGTCGTCCATGTTGAACTGGTGCCAGGCAACACCGTCGTGGTCGACGTGATGGCAAAGGGCGGCGGCAGCGAGAACAAGAGCAAGTTCGCGGTGCTGATGCCCAGCGATTCGGTCGCGGACTGGATCGTCAGCATGGTGCCGTCGATGGGGGCCGGTTGGTGTCCTCCCGGCATGCTCGGCATCGGCGTCGGCGGCACGGCCGAGAAGGCCATGCTGCTGGCCAAGCAGAGCCTGACCGAACCGCTCGACATGCTCGATCTCAAGGTCCGGGGCCCGCGCGACGCATTGGAGGCGCTGCGCATCGAGATCCATGACCGCATCAATGCGCTTGGCATCGGGGCACAGGGGCTCGGTGGGTTGACCACCGTGCTCGATGTCAAAATCGCCACCTACCCCACGCATGCGGCAAGCATGCCTGTCGCCATCGTGCCGAACTGCGCGGCAACGCGGCACGCGCGCTTCGAACTCGATGGCAGCGGCCCGGTCATGCTGACGCCGCCGTCGCCCGACCTCTGGCCGGACCTGCCTTTGCCCGACGGCACGGCGAGCCGCCGGGTCGATCTGAACTCCGTGACCCGGGAGGAAACCCGCACATGGCGGACGGGCGAGACGCTGCTGCTGTCGGGGCGCATGCTGACCGGGCGCGATGCCGCGCACAAGCGGATCGACGACATGCTCGCGCGTGGCGAGCCCTTGCCGGTGGACTTCCGCAATCGCATGATCTACTACGTCGGCCCCGTTGATCCGGTGCGTGACGAGGTAGTAGGCCCTTGCGGCCCAACCACTTCAACACGGATGGACAAGTTTGCCGAACGTATGCTGCCTTCCACCGGCCTGCTCGGCATGATCGGCAAGGCCGAGCGCGGACCCGATGCGATCGCCGCGATCGTGAAGAACGGCTGCGTCTATCTGGCGGCGACCGGAGGAGCCGCCTATCTGATCTCCAAGGCGGTCCGGTCCTCTCGCGTTGTGGCATTTGGCGATCTCGGCATGGAAGCCATCTACGAGTTCGATGTGGAGAACCTGCCCGTCGTCGTCGCCGTGGATGCCGGCGGCAACAGTGTCCACGAAAGCGGACCGCGCACCTGGCGCATCGCGGCGGCATGA
- a CDS encoding MFS transporter, whose product MSDIRQIDVTEFIDRQPLSLFQVNIVILCFLIVAIDGFDTAAIGFIAPAISAEWKLKHGDLAPLFGVGLIGLMAGAFIFGPLADCLGRKIVLVLSVVFFGITSLVSAEAGTLWELIALRFLTGLGLGGVMPIAITLTSEFCPQRRVSILVTTMFCGFTVGISLGGLASAWLIEGLGWRSVLAVGGVFPMVLAAVVAWRLPESVRYLAMAGKNEERIRATLYRIAPRAELHEATFAVSEKRSNRSPLGHLLRPALVRPTLMFWLTFFMSLLVLFLLVSWLPTLLKEVGLSLRDAAYVSAMLPGGGTLGAIVLGWLMDRLNPYYVLATSYSLACLFIAAIGSLASEPVAAGVAVFCAGFCISGSQVGVNALIARFYPTDCRATAVGWANGVGRIGSVVGSMGGATLLSFGWSMPTLFAVVGLPTLAAGVAMLGLGSSRSSSAPQKMLMRDRIKKSSS is encoded by the coding sequence ATGTCGGACATTCGCCAAATAGACGTCACGGAATTTATTGACAGGCAGCCCCTGTCGTTATTCCAGGTTAATATCGTTATATTGTGTTTTCTTATTGTCGCTATCGATGGATTCGACACAGCCGCAATCGGATTCATTGCTCCGGCAATTAGTGCGGAATGGAAATTGAAACACGGTGACCTCGCACCGTTGTTCGGTGTTGGACTTATTGGGCTGATGGCCGGGGCCTTCATTTTCGGACCACTAGCGGATTGCTTGGGGCGGAAGATTGTCCTAGTGCTCTCGGTGGTGTTCTTTGGGATCACGAGCCTTGTCTCCGCTGAAGCCGGTACGTTGTGGGAGCTGATTGCGCTGCGCTTCCTAACGGGGCTTGGCCTTGGTGGGGTTATGCCGATTGCGATTACGTTAACCTCCGAATTCTGCCCCCAAAGGCGTGTCTCTATTCTCGTGACTACGATGTTCTGTGGTTTCACCGTCGGGATATCACTTGGCGGGCTCGCATCGGCGTGGCTGATTGAAGGATTAGGATGGCGCTCAGTACTAGCGGTTGGTGGCGTATTTCCTATGGTCCTTGCCGCAGTCGTGGCCTGGAGATTGCCCGAGTCTGTCAGGTACCTTGCCATGGCCGGTAAGAACGAAGAGCGGATTCGCGCCACGCTTTACCGCATCGCGCCTCGTGCAGAACTACACGAGGCAACCTTTGCCGTATCGGAAAAACGCAGCAACCGTTCACCGCTAGGACACTTGCTCCGGCCGGCTCTCGTCCGTCCTACGCTAATGTTCTGGCTGACATTCTTCATGAGTCTACTGGTGCTCTTTCTTTTGGTCAGTTGGCTTCCAACTCTTTTGAAAGAAGTCGGTCTGTCACTCCGCGATGCCGCCTATGTTTCCGCAATGCTACCGGGAGGCGGAACCTTAGGCGCCATCGTGCTGGGGTGGTTAATGGATCGGCTTAATCCCTACTACGTCCTGGCCACCAGCTACTCGCTTGCATGCCTGTTCATTGCTGCGATCGGCAGCCTGGCTTCCGAACCGGTGGCTGCCGGAGTAGCAGTATTCTGCGCAGGCTTCTGTATCTCTGGCTCTCAAGTAGGCGTAAACGCGCTGATCGCAAGGTTTTACCCCACGGACTGCCGCGCGACAGCAGTGGGGTGGGCGAATGGTGTGGGCCGAATCGGCTCCGTCGTGGGTTCGATGGGCGGGGCGACATTGCTCTCATTTGGCTGGAGCATGCCGACTTTGTTTGCCGTTGTTGGTCTGCCCACACTAGCTGCTGGAGTAGCAATGCTAGGGCTGGGCTCATCCCGTTCTTCGTCAGCGCCTCAAAAAATGTTGATGCGTGACAGAATAAAAAAGTCCTCCAGTTAA
- the maiA gene encoding maleylacetoacetate isomerase, whose product MDLYNFFNSSAAYRVRIAMALKGLPWDHIGVNLRAGEQDRPEYQALNPNRLVPTIQDGEQTITQSLAIIDYLDRKCPVPLLIPADGQARTRVLELALTIACDLHPLNNMRVQKYLSAHLGIADADKSEWVAHWLTAGFSALEPWLTADGGWCVGDAPTLADCCLVPQVANAQRAGFSLDPFPRVRLAYEHCMRHEAFRVAAPSAQPDYVAAH is encoded by the coding sequence ATGGACCTGTACAACTTCTTCAACAGTTCGGCGGCGTACCGGGTGCGCATCGCCATGGCACTGAAGGGCCTTCCCTGGGACCATATCGGCGTGAACCTGCGCGCTGGCGAGCAGGACCGGCCCGAGTATCAGGCGCTCAATCCGAACCGGCTGGTGCCGACGATCCAGGATGGCGAGCAGACCATAACGCAATCTTTGGCGATCATCGACTATCTCGATCGCAAGTGCCCCGTGCCGCTGCTGATTCCCGCCGACGGCCAGGCTCGCACACGAGTGCTGGAGCTGGCGCTGACGATCGCCTGTGACCTGCATCCGCTGAACAACATGCGTGTGCAGAAGTACCTCAGCGCCCATCTTGGTATTGCCGACGCTGACAAATCGGAATGGGTCGCCCACTGGCTCACCGCGGGATTCAGCGCGTTGGAACCGTGGCTGACTGCGGACGGCGGCTGGTGCGTCGGCGACGCCCCGACCCTGGCCGACTGCTGCCTGGTACCGCAGGTTGCCAATGCGCAGCGTGCGGGGTTCAGCCTCGATCCGTTCCCCCGCGTGCGCCTTGCCTACGAGCACTGCATGCGTCACGAGGCTTTCCGCGTGGCGGCGCCAAGTGCCCAGCCCGATTACGTAGCCGCCCACTGA
- a CDS encoding FAD-dependent oxidoreductase, which produces MKRIVVVGGGFGGLWSAVGAARKIREAGVEPSNMEVVLVSPGKHHSIRVRNYESDLASTLVPFAEVLDPIGVQHVEGEVIDVNTSRQVVLVRTEREETEISYSKLIIATGSQLARPPIPGLAQYAHDIDTYAGAKRLKEHMGRLAEASPAAGRFTAIVIGAGLTGIELALELPDRLREAARSATGSDSDKVSRVILADRTPRIGEAMGEAQPVIERACEELGVEMWPNFSIEFIGESEVVLTNGERLPASTVVWCGGMRAHPLNRRLPAKFDSLGRIVVDKFMRVGGIKNVFAAGDAATTQIDGDHSSVMSCQHARPMGRFAGHNAASELLDLPMMPLSIDWYTTILDLGAWGAVYTEGWDRRLVAEGAVAKQTKLTINHERIYPPRSGIADEILEAGAPIVQRPPGYGESTGKP; this is translated from the coding sequence ATGAAGAGAATCGTTGTTGTAGGTGGTGGTTTCGGAGGGCTGTGGAGCGCCGTTGGGGCGGCTCGGAAGATCCGTGAAGCGGGCGTGGAGCCGAGCAACATGGAAGTTGTTCTTGTCAGTCCTGGGAAGCATCACAGCATCCGCGTGAGGAACTATGAATCCGATCTCGCAAGCACGCTGGTTCCATTTGCCGAGGTGCTGGACCCAATTGGAGTCCAGCATGTTGAAGGCGAAGTAATCGATGTGAATACTTCGAGACAGGTAGTCCTTGTTCGCACTGAGAGGGAGGAAACGGAGATTTCGTATTCCAAACTGATCATCGCTACCGGTAGTCAACTTGCCCGTCCGCCGATCCCGGGGTTGGCTCAATATGCCCACGATATTGACACGTACGCTGGCGCAAAGCGCCTGAAAGAACATATGGGCAGGCTGGCGGAAGCGAGTCCTGCGGCAGGTCGCTTCACGGCGATTGTGATTGGGGCTGGGCTCACGGGCATTGAGCTGGCATTGGAGTTACCCGATCGACTACGGGAAGCGGCAAGGTCAGCGACAGGATCAGACTCAGACAAAGTGTCCCGAGTCATCTTGGCGGACCGAACACCGCGTATTGGAGAAGCGATGGGTGAGGCCCAACCGGTCATCGAGCGGGCATGTGAAGAGCTTGGCGTTGAGATGTGGCCAAATTTCTCAATTGAATTCATTGGCGAGTCCGAAGTGGTTTTGACCAATGGTGAGCGCTTGCCTGCTTCGACCGTGGTGTGGTGCGGCGGCATGAGGGCGCATCCATTGAATCGACGCCTGCCTGCGAAGTTCGATAGCCTGGGAAGGATAGTGGTCGACAAGTTCATGCGCGTGGGGGGTATCAAAAACGTCTTCGCCGCGGGCGATGCTGCCACCACGCAAATTGATGGCGATCACTCGTCAGTCATGTCGTGTCAACACGCGCGTCCGATGGGGCGCTTTGCTGGCCACAACGCAGCGAGTGAACTGCTGGATTTGCCGATGATGCCTCTGAGCATCGACTGGTACACAACAATCCTTGATCTCGGAGCTTGGGGCGCTGTGTACACGGAAGGATGGGACCGACGCTTAGTGGCGGAGGGTGCTGTGGCGAAGCAGACCAAGCTGACCATCAACCACGAGCGCATTTACCCGCCAAGGTCCGGCATTGCTGACGAAATTCTCGAGGCGGGAGCCCCAATTGTGCAACGACCGCCAGGATACGGTGAGAGCACAGGAAAGCCGTAG